The Streptomyces kanamyceticus genome window below encodes:
- a CDS encoding DUF4185 domain-containing protein — protein MSARERTAAGPRRIWLVLPLALACAAVLLIALPDEDREGGAACRPRTVASWSADEKVTGEFARYGDDTTRTDDWTGGDGTHSVRLPDGRVLWLFSDTFLGQVHAPPNPAGQPHTWRDTNTPMVRNSAVLMSRSGTLEGTLASPLFPDPAPQQWRWPVAARVEPRSPGSAEQVVRVLLWTRMASQGPWIYGVPLATEVATLSLPDLRVENIVKVSDQQSVADPAKRVLYGTTTVDDDGWTYVFGGTDAQATARPTSHAYLARVPHGRLADAGAWEYWDGDGWGGQDKHRPVLGDGKRKGVGSAFTVVRDDGTYVLFTMAAGTEGLTGVATYWACSPTGPWHGPAKGFQAPLPQDGAARQDSAAYNPQAHAALGGDGRVTLSYDVNWLDPTPASAQANISRNVSLYRPRFVTLRLAAAR, from the coding sequence GTGTCCGCCCGAGAACGCACCGCCGCGGGGCCTCGCAGGATCTGGCTGGTCCTGCCGCTCGCCCTGGCCTGCGCGGCCGTACTGCTCATCGCCCTCCCGGACGAGGACCGGGAGGGCGGTGCGGCCTGCCGTCCGCGCACCGTGGCGTCCTGGTCGGCCGACGAGAAGGTCACCGGGGAGTTCGCGCGCTACGGTGACGACACGACGCGCACCGACGACTGGACCGGCGGCGACGGCACCCACTCGGTGCGCCTGCCCGACGGCCGGGTCCTGTGGCTGTTCTCCGACACCTTCCTCGGGCAGGTGCACGCGCCGCCCAACCCGGCGGGCCAGCCGCACACCTGGCGCGACACGAACACCCCGATGGTCCGCAACTCGGCGGTCCTGATGTCCCGTTCGGGCACCCTGGAGGGCACCCTCGCCTCGCCCCTGTTCCCCGACCCGGCGCCCCAGCAGTGGCGCTGGCCGGTGGCGGCACGGGTGGAGCCGCGCTCCCCCGGCTCGGCCGAACAGGTCGTCCGCGTCCTGCTGTGGACCCGGATGGCGAGCCAGGGCCCCTGGATCTACGGCGTGCCCCTCGCCACGGAGGTCGCCACGCTCTCGCTGCCCGACCTGCGCGTCGAGAACATCGTGAAGGTCTCCGACCAGCAGTCGGTGGCCGATCCGGCGAAGCGGGTCCTGTACGGCACGACGACGGTCGACGACGACGGCTGGACGTACGTGTTCGGCGGCACCGACGCCCAGGCCACCGCGCGCCCCACCTCGCACGCCTATCTGGCGCGCGTGCCGCACGGCAGGCTCGCCGACGCCGGGGCGTGGGAGTACTGGGACGGGGACGGCTGGGGCGGGCAGGACAAGCACAGGCCGGTGCTCGGGGACGGCAAGCGCAAGGGTGTGGGCAGCGCGTTCACGGTGGTGCGCGACGACGGGACGTACGTCCTGTTCACGATGGCCGCGGGCACCGAGGGCCTGACCGGCGTCGCGACGTACTGGGCCTGCTCCCCCACCGGGCCCTGGCACGGTCCCGCCAAGGGCTTCCAGGCGCCGCTGCCGCAGGACGGCGCGGCACGCCAGGACTCGGCCGCCTACAACCCGCAGGCCCACGCGGCGCTCGGCGGGGACGGCCGCGTCACGCTCAGCTACGACGTCAACTGGCTGGACCCGACGCCCGCGAGCGCGCAGGCGAACATCAGCCGGAACGTGTCCCTGTACCGGCCGCGGTTCGTGACGCTGCGGCTGGCGGCGGCCCGCTGA
- a CDS encoding bile acid:sodium symporter family protein, whose amino-acid sequence MKRLKWPSWMPVDPYIVALLGTVGLAALLPARGGAADVASGASTGAVALLFFLYGARLSTREAMDGLKHWRLHVTVLVCTFVAFPLLGLAAKGLVPYVLTPALYSGFLFLTLVPSTIQSSIAFTSIARGNVPAAICAGSFSSLAGILLTPLLAAALLGNSGGGFSADSLGKIVLQLLVPFVAGQVLRRWVGGFLTRHKKLLGYVDRGSILLVVYTAFSQGMVEGVWHQVTPLRLLALLGVESVLLAAMLALSWYGAKRLGFPRGDRIAIQFAGSKKSLSAGLPMASVLFGAEASLAVLPLMLFHQMQLMVCAVIAKRRSRDVEERDPEERDPEGSVSGPPPAAASRTAAGTGTRSG is encoded by the coding sequence GTGAAACGCCTGAAGTGGCCGTCGTGGATGCCGGTCGACCCGTACATCGTGGCGTTGCTCGGCACCGTGGGGCTCGCGGCACTGCTCCCGGCCCGCGGTGGCGCCGCCGACGTCGCGTCCGGCGCGTCGACCGGCGCCGTCGCGCTGCTCTTCTTCCTCTACGGCGCGCGCCTGTCCACCCGTGAGGCGATGGACGGCCTCAAGCACTGGCGGCTGCACGTCACGGTCCTCGTCTGTACGTTCGTCGCCTTCCCGCTGCTCGGGCTCGCGGCGAAGGGGCTCGTCCCCTACGTCCTGACGCCCGCGCTCTACAGCGGCTTCCTCTTCCTCACCCTGGTGCCCTCGACGATCCAGTCGTCCATCGCTTTCACCTCCATCGCGCGCGGCAACGTGCCCGCCGCGATCTGCGCGGGCTCCTTCTCCTCGCTCGCGGGCATCCTGCTGACCCCGCTGCTCGCCGCGGCGCTGCTCGGCAACAGCGGCGGCGGCTTCTCGGCGGACTCGCTCGGCAAGATCGTGCTGCAGCTCCTGGTGCCGTTCGTCGCGGGGCAGGTGCTGCGCCGCTGGGTCGGCGGCTTCCTGACCCGGCACAAGAAGCTCCTCGGCTACGTCGACCGGGGCTCGATCCTGCTCGTCGTCTACACCGCGTTCAGCCAGGGCATGGTGGAGGGCGTCTGGCACCAGGTGACCCCGCTGCGGCTGCTCGCGCTGCTCGGCGTCGAGTCGGTGCTGCTCGCCGCGATGCTGGCGCTGAGCTGGTACGGGGCGAAGCGGCTCGGCTTCCCCCGGGGCGACCGCATCGCGATCCAGTTCGCCGGGTCGAAGAAGTCGCTCTCCGCGGGACTGCCCATGGCGAGCGTCCTGTTCGGGGCGGAGGCCTCGCTCGCCGTCCTGCCGCTGATGCTCTTCCACCAGATGCAGCTGATGGTCTGCGCGGTGATCGCCAAGCGCCGCTCGCGGGACGTGGAGGAGCGCGACCCGGAGGAGCGCGACCCGGAGGGGTCCGTCAGCGGGCCGCCGCCAGCCGCAGCGTCACGAACCGCGGCCGGTACAGGGACACGTTCCGGCTGA
- a CDS encoding LysR substrate-binding domain-containing protein: MYDPSQLRTFLAVAQTLSFTQAARRLGLRQSTVSQHVRRLEDATGRQLFTRDTHAVELTEDGEAMLGFARRILAAHEQAAAFFTGTRLGGRLRFGASEDFVLTHLTDILESFRHDHPEVDLELTVELSGTLHEHLDAGRLDLVLAKRRPEDPRGELVWQDDLVWIGGERLRLDPERPVPLIVYPPPGITRALAFEALERSGRSWRVACTSGSLNGLVAAARAGLGVMAHSRGLIPPSLVRVPDRAGLPELGRVDFVLLHGERRASAQGAADALAAAILAGGDRLHRGSR; the protein is encoded by the coding sequence GTGTACGACCCTTCGCAGCTCCGGACGTTCCTCGCGGTCGCCCAGACGCTCAGCTTCACCCAGGCCGCCCGCCGCCTCGGCCTGCGCCAGTCCACGGTGAGCCAGCACGTGCGCCGCCTGGAGGACGCCACGGGGCGCCAGCTCTTCACCCGCGACACCCACGCCGTGGAGCTCACCGAGGACGGCGAGGCGATGCTCGGCTTCGCCCGCCGCATCCTCGCCGCGCACGAGCAGGCGGCGGCGTTCTTCACCGGGACGCGGCTCGGCGGACGGCTCCGTTTCGGGGCGTCGGAGGACTTCGTCCTCACCCACCTCACCGACATCCTGGAGTCCTTCCGGCATGACCACCCCGAAGTCGACCTGGAACTGACCGTCGAACTCTCCGGCACGCTGCACGAGCACCTCGACGCGGGCAGGCTCGACCTGGTGCTCGCCAAGCGACGCCCCGAGGACCCGCGCGGCGAACTGGTCTGGCAGGACGACCTCGTCTGGATCGGCGGCGAGCGGCTGCGCCTCGACCCCGAGCGTCCGGTCCCGCTGATCGTCTACCCGCCCCCCGGCATCACCCGCGCCCTCGCCTTCGAGGCGCTGGAACGCAGCGGCCGCTCCTGGCGCGTGGCCTGCACCAGCGGCAGCCTCAACGGCCTGGTGGCGGCGGCGCGCGCGGGCCTCGGCGTGATGGCGCACTCGCGCGGCCTGATCCCGCCGAGCCTGGTCCGCGTCCCTGACCGGGCGGGCCTGCCCGAACTCGGCCGCGTCGACTTCGTGCTCCTGCACGGCGAGCGGCGCGCTTCGGCGCAGGGGGCGGCCGACGCGCTGGCGGCGGCGATCCTCGCAGGCGGCGATCGCCTGCACCGGGGCAGCCGCTGA
- a CDS encoding class I SAM-dependent DNA methyltransferase, which yields MTDTSAAGPAAPYETLAPVYDALLGDRAFARLRRAFERIECRYGLVLRSVADVGCGTGTFVAYLRARGAHPVWGVDRSPHMLAEALAKNRGNGARFLLQDLRELRLPHQVALLTCQFDTLNYLLAPSELRTALAAFARAVEPGGHVVFDMVTRTGEGGGRRADRECVRRVRVLRRGPPGTSYETHVQRAYTPAEIGAAVAGSGLRLRGAHRVGEARPEAGTARVIFLARRP from the coding sequence GTGACGGACACGAGTGCCGCGGGCCCCGCCGCCCCGTACGAGACCCTCGCCCCCGTCTACGACGCCCTCCTCGGCGACCGCGCCTTCGCCCGGCTGCGGCGGGCCTTCGAGCGGATCGAGTGCCGCTACGGCCTCGTGCTCCGCTCCGTCGCCGACGTGGGCTGCGGCACCGGCACCTTCGTCGCCTATCTGCGGGCCCGCGGCGCCCACCCCGTGTGGGGCGTGGACCGCTCGCCGCACATGCTGGCCGAGGCGCTCGCCAAGAACCGCGGCAACGGCGCCCGCTTCCTCCTCCAGGACCTGCGAGAGCTGCGCCTGCCGCACCAAGTCGCCCTGCTCACCTGCCAGTTCGACACCCTGAACTACCTGCTCGCGCCGTCCGAGCTGCGCACCGCCCTCGCCGCGTTCGCGCGCGCCGTCGAGCCGGGCGGTCATGTGGTCTTCGACATGGTCACCCGGACCGGGGAGGGCGGCGGGCGGCGGGCGGACAGGGAGTGCGTGCGGCGGGTGCGCGTCCTGCGGCGCGGGCCGCCGGGGACCTCGTACGAGACCCATGTGCAGCGCGCCTACACGCCGGCCGAGATCGGGGCGGCCGTCGCCGGGAGCGGGTTGCGGCTGCGGGGCGCGCACCGGGTGGGCGAGGCACGCCCCGAGGCCGGGACCGCACGCGTGATCTTCCTGGCGCGGCGGCCCTGA
- a CDS encoding transglutaminase-like domain-containing protein, translating into MSMRITTYRVPSGPAGTARTAWHMRSLILQGGKDMYVRRRAVRLLKARGVRPKDYLGEIRALFEWVRRSVRYTRDPYRVELLHSARRMIQLRAGDCDDMTILLGALLQSVGHQVRIVLAGPDAGRPGLFTHVYPEAEYRGRWIALDATMPHPMGWAPDSPVKKVVPLRTRISTRRGNAMNAAEMEEPLGQLPTGPAADLVEAVRQSGLPARDQRVRAVWDQLRAQGLLGSDPWVRQVLRRVWQSGLPPRPRPRTAARLEAALQSLGLSAGSAPGYPGPWGTSVVPGYYPAAPFYATPVRRRRYWPGYGYRPPYGYRSPTPYWSPTPYRSPAPASAPYRPAPASAPYRPAPAPAPYRPYPRYSAPRMR; encoded by the coding sequence ATGAGCATGCGGATCACCACGTACCGAGTGCCGTCGGGCCCCGCGGGAACCGCGCGGACCGCGTGGCACATGAGGTCGCTGATCCTCCAGGGCGGCAAGGACATGTACGTACGCCGCCGGGCGGTGCGCCTCCTCAAGGCACGAGGAGTGCGCCCCAAGGACTACCTCGGGGAGATCAGGGCCCTGTTCGAGTGGGTGCGGCGGTCCGTCCGCTACACCCGCGACCCGTACCGGGTGGAACTGCTGCACTCCGCGCGGCGGATGATCCAGCTGCGCGCGGGTGACTGCGACGACATGACGATCCTGCTCGGCGCGTTGCTCCAGTCCGTCGGGCATCAGGTCCGCATCGTCCTCGCGGGACCCGACGCGGGCCGCCCCGGCCTGTTCACCCACGTGTATCCCGAGGCCGAGTACCGGGGCCGCTGGATCGCCCTGGACGCCACGATGCCGCATCCCATGGGCTGGGCGCCCGACAGCCCGGTGAAGAAGGTCGTTCCGCTCCGGACGCGCATCTCGACACGAAGGGGAAATGCCATGAACGCAGCGGAGATGGAGGAGCCCCTCGGCCAGCTGCCGACGGGACCGGCCGCGGACCTGGTCGAGGCCGTGCGCCAATCGGGACTGCCCGCACGCGATCAGCGGGTGCGGGCCGTCTGGGACCAGTTGCGCGCCCAGGGCCTGCTCGGCAGTGACCCGTGGGTGCGTCAAGTGCTGCGCAGGGTGTGGCAGTCCGGCCTCCCGCCGCGGCCGCGGCCGCGCACGGCGGCCCGCCTGGAGGCCGCGCTCCAGAGCCTGGGTCTTTCCGCGGGCTCCGCACCGGGCTACCCCGGCCCCTGGGGCACCTCCGTGGTGCCCGGGTACTACCCGGCGGCCCCCTTCTACGCCACGCCGGTCCGTCGGCGCCGCTACTGGCCCGGGTACGGGTACCGACCCCCGTACGGGTACCGGTCGCCCACGCCCTATTGGTCGCCCACTCCCTATCGGTCGCCGGCCCCGGCCTCGGCCCCGTACCGCCCGGCCCCGGCCTCGGCCCCGTACCGCCCGGCCCCGGCCCCGGCCCCGTACCGCCCGTACCCGCGCTACAGCGCGCCACGTATGCGCTGA
- a CDS encoding type 1 periplasmic-binding domain-containing protein: MLRVLVVGFGDIAGRGIRAILRHPGILVEECGTDTVTAVVAETRPDVLVLEAGPEGGSALATPMAVGAPGTTVVICSAHRTDMRVYPASGGCFTRPLSARALIDSVRG; the protein is encoded by the coding sequence GTGCTGCGCGTACTGGTGGTCGGCTTCGGCGACATCGCGGGGCGTGGGATCAGAGCCATCCTGCGGCACCCGGGAATCCTGGTCGAGGAGTGCGGGACGGACACCGTGACCGCGGTGGTGGCCGAGACCCGCCCCGACGTGCTGGTCCTGGAGGCAGGACCGGAGGGCGGCAGCGCCCTCGCGACACCGATGGCGGTCGGCGCCCCGGGCACCACCGTGGTGATCTGCTCCGCGCACCGTACCGACATGCGGGTCTACCCGGCGTCGGGCGGCTGCTTCACGCGGCCGCTGAGCGCACGGGCCCTCATCGACAGTGTGCGGGGATGA
- a CDS encoding helix-turn-helix transcriptional regulator translates to MERTEVPLWLDESNVIFRRGLADCLTVAGFTIVGESAGLRPLPDLGTAALLVAEADGAGLDAVARLVAERPVPLLGVLDAPRPELVRSALEHGFAGLLVRAETTPDSLVAAVDAVAAGSGSLPPAALAGLLSGVGGDALRLRAAAELLARRELDVLRLLAEGSSTREIAGTLCYSERTVKNIVHDTLAKLNCRTRAHAVAIVVRQGAL, encoded by the coding sequence ATGGAGCGCACAGAAGTTCCGCTGTGGCTGGACGAGTCCAACGTCATCTTCCGCCGGGGCCTGGCCGACTGCCTCACCGTGGCGGGCTTCACGATCGTCGGGGAGAGCGCGGGCCTGCGGCCGTTGCCCGACCTCGGCACGGCCGCACTCCTGGTGGCCGAGGCGGACGGGGCGGGGCTCGACGCGGTCGCCCGCCTCGTCGCCGAGCGGCCGGTTCCGCTGCTCGGCGTGCTCGACGCGCCCCGCCCCGAACTCGTGCGGTCCGCACTGGAACACGGCTTCGCCGGGCTGCTCGTGCGGGCCGAGACGACCCCCGACTCCCTGGTCGCCGCCGTCGACGCCGTCGCGGCGGGCAGCGGCTCGCTGCCGCCCGCCGCCCTCGCGGGACTGCTCTCCGGCGTCGGCGGTGACGCCCTGAGGCTGCGCGCCGCAGCGGAGCTCCTCGCCCGCCGAGAGCTCGATGTCCTGCGGCTGCTCGCGGAGGGCAGCAGCACCCGGGAGATCGCGGGCACGCTGTGCTATTCGGAGCGGACCGTGAAGAACATCGTGCACGACACCCTGGCCAAGCTGAACTGCCGCACGCGGGCCCACGCGGTGGCGATCGTGGTGCGGCAGGGCGCCTTGTAG
- a CDS encoding response regulator transcription factor has protein sequence MPTGGHRKVIRVAVLDENDIFRRGLVACLETDEAFLVAHEARAGPVPEPVDVVLASALAATGLAGPGPPKLICGEPGRTDGRLPDGPADTVLSRTGLTEEQVLAAVRATACGLFVGPGPTRQGTAQDADAGRDGVLPERMKDVLRLLADGYGTREVAERIGFSERTVKSVVQQAQRRLGARSRAQAVAEGIRRGII, from the coding sequence GTGCCAACGGGCGGACACCGCAAGGTGATCCGGGTCGCGGTCCTGGACGAGAACGACATCTTCCGCCGGGGCCTCGTGGCCTGTCTGGAGACCGACGAGGCCTTCCTCGTCGCGCACGAGGCGCGGGCCGGACCCGTACCGGAACCGGTCGATGTCGTGCTCGCATCGGCCCTCGCCGCCACGGGCCTCGCGGGCCCCGGGCCGCCCAAGCTGATCTGCGGCGAGCCCGGCCGTACCGACGGGCGACTGCCGGACGGCCCGGCCGACACGGTGCTCTCCCGCACCGGCCTCACCGAGGAACAAGTGCTCGCCGCCGTCCGTGCCACCGCGTGCGGCCTCTTCGTGGGGCCGGGTCCGACACGGCAGGGGACGGCACAGGACGCGGACGCGGGGCGCGACGGCGTCCTGCCGGAACGCATGAAGGACGTGCTCCGCCTCCTCGCCGACGGCTACGGGACGCGGGAGGTCGCCGAGCGGATCGGATTCTCGGAACGCACCGTCAAGAGCGTGGTGCAGCAGGCACAGCGCCGCCTCGGCGCGCGCAGCCGGGCGCAGGCGGTGGCGGAGGGGATACGGCGCGGAATCATCTGA
- a CDS encoding Lrp/AsnC family transcriptional regulator → MTESEAFDELDLQLLHAFEVDGRAPFSRVAAVLGVSDQTVARRFRRMCAGAGLRIVGVRDTHRLGRDQWMLRLRCAPDGAEAIAAALARRPDTRWIHLTSAGTEVVCMTLPRTSGEYEDLLFGKLLRTRQVIEITAYQLLHRFYGGRTGWIGKHGMLTSEQVAALRPGPTPEVGQQGSVHIAPEDEPLVAALKADGRVTYPELQRVTGRSESAVKRRLTQLLDTGAVYIDTEYNTESFGFGTAAMLWVTVDPGALDRVGRAMAGHPEIAHVSATTGPSNLMASVLTRDTAELYAYLSGELGALEGVRHVESAPYLRRFKQLTYPRPLR, encoded by the coding sequence GTGACGGAATCCGAGGCGTTCGACGAGCTCGATCTCCAGCTGCTGCACGCGTTCGAGGTCGATGGCCGGGCCCCCTTCAGCCGGGTCGCCGCGGTCCTCGGCGTCTCCGACCAGACCGTCGCCCGCCGCTTCCGCCGCATGTGCGCCGGGGCCGGTCTGCGCATCGTCGGCGTCCGGGACACCCACCGGCTCGGCAGGGACCAGTGGATGCTGCGGCTGCGCTGCGCGCCGGACGGCGCCGAGGCCATCGCGGCGGCCCTGGCCCGCCGCCCCGACACCCGCTGGATCCACCTCACGTCCGCGGGCACCGAAGTGGTCTGCATGACGCTGCCCCGCACCTCGGGCGAGTACGAAGACCTGCTGTTCGGCAAGCTCCTGCGCACCCGGCAGGTCATCGAGATCACCGCCTACCAGCTGTTGCACCGCTTCTACGGCGGCAGGACCGGCTGGATCGGCAAGCACGGGATGCTCACCTCCGAGCAGGTGGCCGCACTCCGCCCCGGCCCCACCCCGGAAGTCGGGCAACAGGGTTCCGTCCACATCGCCCCCGAGGACGAACCCCTGGTCGCCGCCCTCAAGGCCGACGGCCGCGTCACCTACCCCGAACTCCAGCGGGTCACCGGGCGTTCCGAGTCCGCCGTCAAGCGCCGCCTCACCCAACTCCTGGACACCGGCGCGGTGTACATCGACACGGAGTACAACACCGAGAGCTTCGGCTTCGGCACCGCCGCGATGCTCTGGGTCACCGTCGATCCCGGCGCGCTCGACCGGGTGGGCCGCGCGATGGCCGGACACCCGGAGATCGCGCACGTCTCCGCGACCACCGGGCCCTCCAACCTCATGGCCAGTGTCCTGACCCGCGATACGGCCGAGCTCTACGCCTATTTGAGCGGGGAACTAGGGGCGCTGGAGGGGGTACGGCACGTCGAGTCGGCGCCCTACCTGCGGCGTTTCAAGCAGCTCACCTATCCGCGGCCGCTGCGCTAG
- a CDS encoding MFS transporter, protein MRTWGPLTAVSLGTFMLLLDVTIVVVALPDMARALGASLGDLQWVIDGYALALAALLLGVGAAADVLGRRRLNIIGTGIFALASLGCGLASDAGLLVAARAAQGLGAAAMFATTLPLLGAAYQGRDRSVALGVWGAVSGAAAALGPIVGGLLTEGPGWRWIFFVNLPVSVASIWLTLRLVPESKGPAGRRIDWAGTASFAVFAGAGTYGVLRGGTHGWTSTATVAAFAASVLALLCFVLVERRAAQPLLDLRLLRKPAFTGVLVGAIGYNAAAYGVIPYLSIWLQTVLGMSPVRGSLVLLPLAGMSFLVAAVGGRLLHGVAPRLVIGVGLLLIGTGALCMAVLDAESSWTSLVAGLTVTGVGAGLVAPALAGAALASVPPANAGMAGGAVNTFRQLGYAVGVALFGTVLTSRMQDSLGREAAHTAAGGGASALHGTVSSDAVRSAFATGLNGASLAAGVAGLVAGVLVLVLVRTPKGEPGPVPVPVAAAGTPKRAPRVEEHVR, encoded by the coding sequence ATGCGTACATGGGGGCCGCTGACCGCGGTGTCTCTGGGGACGTTCATGCTGCTGCTGGACGTGACGATCGTGGTCGTGGCGCTGCCCGACATGGCACGGGCGCTCGGCGCCTCGCTCGGCGATCTGCAGTGGGTCATCGACGGGTACGCGCTCGCGCTCGCCGCGCTGCTCCTGGGCGTCGGCGCGGCGGCCGACGTGCTCGGCAGACGGCGGCTCAACATCATCGGCACCGGCATCTTCGCCCTCGCCTCGCTCGGCTGCGGACTCGCGTCCGACGCCGGTCTGCTGGTGGCGGCGCGCGCCGCGCAGGGGCTCGGGGCCGCCGCGATGTTCGCGACGACGCTGCCGCTGCTCGGCGCCGCCTACCAGGGCCGCGACCGCTCGGTCGCGCTCGGCGTGTGGGGCGCGGTGAGCGGAGCCGCGGCGGCGCTCGGCCCGATCGTGGGCGGGCTGCTCACCGAGGGACCCGGCTGGCGCTGGATCTTCTTCGTGAACCTGCCGGTGAGCGTGGCGTCGATCTGGCTGACGCTGCGCCTGGTGCCCGAGTCGAAGGGGCCCGCGGGGCGCCGGATCGACTGGGCGGGCACGGCGTCGTTCGCGGTCTTCGCGGGGGCGGGGACGTACGGCGTGCTGCGCGGCGGCACGCACGGCTGGACGTCGACGGCGACCGTCGCGGCCTTCGCGGCATCGGTGCTCGCACTGCTCTGCTTCGTCCTGGTCGAACGGCGCGCGGCCCAGCCGCTGCTCGATCTGCGGCTGCTGCGCAAGCCCGCCTTCACCGGGGTGCTCGTCGGCGCGATCGGCTACAACGCGGCGGCGTACGGCGTGATCCCCTACCTGTCCATCTGGCTGCAGACCGTGCTCGGCATGAGCCCGGTGCGCGGCAGTCTGGTGCTGCTTCCGCTCGCCGGGATGTCGTTCCTGGTGGCCGCGGTCGGCGGGCGGCTGCTGCACGGGGTCGCGCCGCGCCTGGTCATCGGCGTCGGGCTGCTCCTGATCGGTACGGGCGCGCTCTGCATGGCCGTGCTCGACGCCGAATCGTCCTGGACGTCACTGGTGGCGGGCCTCACCGTGACGGGCGTGGGCGCGGGCCTGGTCGCACCGGCACTCGCCGGGGCCGCCCTCGCCTCGGTGCCGCCCGCGAACGCCGGGATGGCGGGCGGCGCGGTCAACACCTTCCGCCAGCTCGGCTACGCGGTCGGGGTCGCCCTCTTCGGCACGGTCCTCACCTCCCGGATGCAGGACTCGCTCGGCCGCGAAGCGGCCCACACGGCGGCGGGCGGCGGCGCGTCGGCGCTGCACGGCACGGTCTCCTCGGACGCGGTCCGCTCGGCGTTCGCCACGGGTCTGAACGGTGCGTCGCTGGCGGCGGGCGTGGCGGGTCTGGTCGCCGGTGTCCTGGTGCTCGTGCTGGTGCGCACGCCGAAGGGGGAGCCTGGTCCGGTTCCGGTTCCGGTCGCCGCGGCGGGAACTCCGAAGCGGGCGCCGCGCGTTGAGGAACACGTGCGGTGA